From the Triticum urartu cultivar G1812 chromosome 4, Tu2.1, whole genome shotgun sequence genome, the window ACTACTCCGCTTCAGTCTCGCCCTTCCGCGATGCTCTGCAGGGCCGGCCGCCACTGCCGGCCGAGCCGCCTGCCGAGCGCCAGCCCCGGCGGCAGCAGCGACTCCAGGTCGcagtcgtcgtcgtcgtcgtcaagGCCGGGCTCGGACGCCGCGACGCCATTGTTGTCGTTTGTTCCTGCCTTCGGTACGCGCCCGGAGCTCGGTGCGGccgcggcctcctcctcctccaccgaCTGGCGCATGATCTGGAATAAGGGAAAAAGCGCAGGGTTGGTGACACGGCCGTTTCGGGGCATTAACTAGTTCGGACAGCGATGACGTGGACTGGCAGTTCAATTCGGCGCAGATATTGGTACGAGCCGCGATGGATCGGCCCATGATCCCCGTCGATGGCGACCGAACGGATCACCAAAGATTTGGGCCGAGCCGGTGGTTGCAATGCATGTGCCAGTGAACATTCGGAAGCTAGGAGAAGCATGCGAACGCACCTTTGCGAGCGACCGGTCGGATTCCTCGCGCAAGTCGCCGGCgtcggcgccgccgccgcggctGCTGCCACGCCGGCGCCTGGGCTTGGCCGGCTTCGTGGGCGCCGCCACCTCGTCCTTGGCCTTGACCATGACGCGGCTGAGCTTGACGTGCCGCTTCGTCGCGAACTCCTTCAGCACCTCTGCTCGATCGATCGCCGCACAGCACCAATCAATGGAGAAGATCTCGTTAGTTACTCCTCGGCGGGAATAGAATAGGGAAGAAGAAACTGGCAAATAATGGAGCTCGGTGACACCTAGAACGCCAGCTCGCCCCAGAAAGTTATTACGGGTAAAGCTCCACTTAATCCGCCGCACGAGTAGTCAAAAAACGGCATTTAATCGGACGGCGAGAGGCGGGAATCGCAGATTAATCCCTCCCTCGCCCGTCGCAGTCGAAGGTACGCACGTACACGCGCAACAAGTTGACGCCGGGAAACATTTTCGGCGCGGCGTCCCAACGCAAGCGATCGGAGGGGGCGGCGGGAGCTTGGTGGTATCGGAAGCGACGTACCTTCGAAGCTGACGAGGCGGTAGACGCGGCCGAGCAGGAGCGTGTCGTCGGGGCGGAGCAGCTTGAGGTGCTTCACGGGCGGGGCGCCGCCGGGGCCCTCGGAAGACGCGGCGTGCGGGGCGGTGATGACGGCGGCGACGTAGTGGCCCGGGTTGGCGGCCATGACCTCGCCCGCCGGGAGCGACCAGTAGGCCAGCTCCGTGCGGCCGCTGGCCGGGTGCTGGATCACCACCGCCGCCGCGTCGGCCGCCTGGCAGTTACCCATGGCTCTGCACACGCCGGCGTCTGTTCCCTCGTGCGTTCGAGAGGCGAGGGGGTCGGGAGGTCGGGGGCGGGCGAGTGACCGTCGCAGGTGGCAGCGGCGACCGTTTTATAACAAGGCTGGTGCCGTCGACgccgatggagagagagagagagatacgTGCGGGTGCGGCCGGCTACTCTGTGTGACCGAAGTTAATTATTGGAAGTGGTGGTATTTCCCTCCCACCCGGCGGGTCGACGCCTAACTCGACCGGGCCGGTGTGCCGAATTTAGCTACAGTCCACGTTACTAGGCCGTGCACGCATCAAGCGATGCAGGCCGGCGAGTCCCCCGTTGCGTTGCCTTTTTTCGGCTCTCGCGTGCGTGCGGTGGCCGGGTGCGGCTCGACCGGTCGAGGGGTGTGGTGGCACGAATGAGACAAACCGGGGAGAGTACCAAAACACTAGGAACTACCCAGTGGGGAAATGTTGAGCGTGTTTGGTGGTCTACCAATATGTGGCAGGCGTACAAAAAATGATGAGAAATTGTCCTAAATTTGATGTCAAGCTTGCGAGAAGAATGAATCTGTAACATGTTatgtatatgtatgtatgtacTATACGTATATGTATAGGACTGCTAGGAAAGTGTGGAATGAGGATGGGCCGGCAGAGGACATACGTAGTGCCACCAAGGACACGAGGCCCCCTGGCAAGGACCCAATGGTGGATTAAGAGGGAAAACTTGGAGCACGTCTGGTTCGCAACCAAAATTGGGACAATCGTaggaaaaaatgaaaaaatgaagACAATTTGGTTTTGGACGAAACTTTTCCGGTTTTGAGACTTAATGGACTAAATGTCACCCAAAGACAATTGAGGTTCAGTAAACCTGAGGGACCGAAATTATACTTTTCTCTTAAGCAAATAATGGACATTAATAGTTACTCCCcccgttccaaattacttgtcgtgGTTTTACCTCCGTTCTAAATTACTTGTCGAGGTTTTATTTTATTGAATTAAAACcacgacaagtaatttggaacggagggagtacaacgtTTACTATGGACCAAACAATGAGTTAATTCTTTTTTGAAATCTGGGGCTCCATTGGGCCAGGTTTTCCAAAGAAGGGGAAATAAATTGTTTATATAGAAACCTCAAATAGTTCGTAAAAAATTTCCATTGTGTGTATGTGTAAATCTCATTAGGACATACTCCCTCCCTTCTGAATTATTTGTCTTAGATTTGTCCAGACATCGACGCATCTTGACACATAATTTGGGACGGAGGTAATACTTTATCATGTGAGCTATGCACAAAGATTTGTTGTTTGTAATAGCAAAAAATGTGTTTACTATTTTCTATTTTCAACTCTACATATAGAAAAATGTTTTAAATTAAAATGTATAGGTAGCTCAATCATATCTTTATGTACATGTTTTTATTATTTAAAAATTTGTAACATTTCTCTCATCACTGTTCCATTTGCAGTTTTCATGTTTTTTCTTAGTTCCATCATGGcagttttcttttctttcataACATTTTAATTTTTGCATCATTATCATAAAAAAAACTAATAACTTGTTGCCATGGGAACTTAATTTTTGTTGTCATGGAAACTAAAATTATACAACCACGACAACTTGAAATATTTCTTTTTTTATATCTTTTTAGTGCACCATGGTAAACTGTATGCATTTTTTAATCGATATGCAAATTTGCCATGTATGATTTTATTTTTTCTGCAGTGAAACATGGTAATATTTTGGTtgtttttatatatattttttggaTTTAATATGGCATATTTTCCATGTAGGTTTTTTTGTAGTTGAGCGTGGCAATTTCTTGTATGTAGTTTATTTTTTGTAGTTTATCATGGCAATTTTGTGTATCTATTCTATTTTTTTTGTAGTTTATCATGGAAATTCCCTGTATGTATTGTGTTTTTTTGTAGTTTATCATGGCAATTGCCTCTATGTATTTTAtagttttttttagaaaaaaaactGTAAGTTTATTCATACTCTAGAACGTTCGCCCGGGCCACGCATTAGCGCGTACTATTGCGAGCCTTCTATTCATTCGCTCGCGTCAGCCGTTGCGAGTGATCGATTTGTTCGCACCAAGCTGGCTCCTGATCTGGCGACCGTGCGTTCTGTGCGTCCATAAAATATTGGTTCTATATTTATCACTATGTGTGGTATTTTATCATGAAAATCTAGTCTGATTTAAAGTAGGAAATAATTTCCAACAAGCAGTAGAGTCTCCAATCTTAGCTAGTTGTACAAGGCAAGGCGTTCATACGACAGCCGGAAAAGTAAGTTCTTCCGCCGGCAAGCTCCGTTCTGAAAATTTGgaacccctcccccccccccccccccccccccccttttcctttgaCCAATGTGTGGCGAAAACAGTAGACGCTGCGGATTGTATGTCACTTCTCTATATTTGGTTTAGCCAGCAACAAAACCTACAATTTTTGTCACCACAAACGAACGGTCCCAGGGAACGATTttttggggggagggggggggggggggggggggggggagtgtCACTTCACCATTCTAGGTCAAATCTCTTGTTGGCTTGGATGGGGCATTCGGCATTAGATGTTAGGTGTTGGTGTGATGTCTGATTGGTATTAGGCTCGGACATTCGGCACCCCCTCATCACGGGGATAGGAGTAGCGACTGGTGTTGCCAAGATGGTGGCTTCAAGCTTACTGATGTATTACCTTGTAAGGGCTTTGCGAATAATTAACAAAATGACTGTATGCATCATCCAGATGTAGAGGCGGGAGATACATCCTCCTTTTTCAAAAAGAAAGTCGAATCTCTTGTTTTATCATTCTAAGTGCGATTAAAAGAACACGAGTGTGTGCACGTGTTGCACGCGTGCAAGCTCATGTGTACCTTGTTCCATGCAATCACAGAAAAAGGGCAAGCCATTTAATTATTACAAAAGGGGTCAGCTATTTTTGGGTAGATTTGGATTGGCTATTACTTTTTTTTAGTCCGCATTCATAGCGGTTTAAGGACTTCTCGTCCCTTTGTGGTTGCTTCAATTTGAATCATCCCACCGAATGTTCTAGCGTCGCAATAGTAACTTATCGGTCGTATGAGAAACGGCAAAAGCGATTACTATACATACAGTAGTATAAAGTATATAGAGACATTTTCTTCTACTTTGGAGAAACTCCACTCCACTTCTGGGGATCTGTACC encodes:
- the LOC125554121 gene encoding uncharacterized protein LOC125554121, coding for MGNCQAADAAAVVIQHPASGRTELAYWSLPAGEVMAANPGHYVAAVITAPHAASSEGPGGAPPVKHLKLLRPDDTLLLGRVYRLVSFEEVLKEFATKRHVKLSRVMVKAKDEVAAPTKPAKPRRRRGSSRGGGADAGDLREESDRSLAKIMRQSVEEEEAAAAPSSGRVPKAGTNDNNGVAASEPGLDDDDDDCDLESLLPPGLALGRRLGRQWRPALQSIAEGRD